A region of Streptomyces sp. WMMC500 DNA encodes the following proteins:
- the nuoK gene encoding NADH-quinone oxidoreductase subunit NuoK: MTLEPVLLVAAALFSAGLFGALSQQSVVMLMMGLELMLGGVILAAAAVWRFLAPAATDGQVLVVLAVTVMAVEMAVGFAVVVALFRTREVDMTDDAAELKG; this comes from the coding sequence GTGACGCTGGAGCCGGTCCTGCTGGTGGCCGCCGCGCTGTTCTCCGCCGGGCTGTTCGGCGCGCTCTCCCAGCAGTCCGTCGTGATGCTGATGATGGGCCTGGAGCTCATGCTCGGCGGCGTCATCCTCGCCGCCGCCGCGGTCTGGCGCTTCCTCGCGCCCGCCGCCACCGACGGGCAGGTGCTCGTCGTGCTGGCCGTCACCGTCATGGCGGTGGAGATGGCCGTCGGCTTCGCCGTGGTCGTCGCGCTGTTCCGCACCCGCGAGGTCGACATGACCGACGACGCCGCGGAGTTGAAGGGGTGA
- a CDS encoding amidohydrolase family protein, producing the protein MDAEPFDLSRRRFLQATAAATGAAAAGAVLDTPAAAAPRGAAGTLTFTAATNGAAALAPAGDRLVAEVQSVLWSIPRSGGRATALTTAELEPTRPQFAPDGRRLVVCAYRGGGFHLWTLRPDGSGLTQVTEGPWDDRAPAWSPDGTRVAFCSERGGDPVAGSPYRIWVLDVATGGLTRVTGLPGQRGPHQGAAWEDFDPAWSPDGARLFFVRAAVGADGTLAARTVASVAADGRGEVRTEHTETTPSQVMAPAVGPGGRLAYLRTTAAPAASCTLVVDGAPVGPGAAGADVAPVPPRWISGHELLLTAGGRFRILDLAEPARTETIPFVATLPVDRPRYRAKTYDFADGGVRRVRAVHLPALSPDGGRLAFCALGALWIADVTGGGRPRRVLRAEPTRYVLAPAWTPDGRGLLYADDRDGLFAVRRRDLVSGEETVLAEGGRIFPALSPDGTRLACLDMTGNLVVRDLASGAEKVLAAPLGAGGLPGRPSWSPDGRRLALCDRNRLNRRFREGHNLIRLVDAATGAARLHPVAPHTSISDRYDSGPVWSPDGRWLAVVAESALWLLPVRPDGTPDGEPRQLTDEPADHPSFSGDGRRVAYLSAGRVRVLDVASGAARTVRIPLDYRRPVAPGTVVHAGRLWDGTSGAVRDDADVVIRRGRITAVEPHRAGRPAARRLDASARTVVPGLWDAHIHPWQSTYGGRQTALQLAYGITTAVSLGGFAYEQARVREAADAGDLAGPRLLATGELLDGARVAYSMGRAHRTRAGLRRSLARAEGLDWDFVKTYVRAPGWVMAEAAAFAHERLGVRTGSHLCSPGIQLGQDLTTHLQATQRLESGRATTASGRAYGDVTAIYTATGDFHLIATPFTALPLLGADPALAADPRVTVLMPPWDTVAVSERAGRPPTDAELRTLTAETDVYRRILAAGGVVALGTDQPLVPVGLHLHLALRALHGAGLSPAEALRTATVLPARAFGAAEHLGTLEPGKYADLTVIDGDPFTDFTTLVRTESVLRGGRPFARADLVRSFEPKMSLPAGTDWLEAGRRMRRDGCCDPER; encoded by the coding sequence ATGGACGCCGAGCCCTTCGACCTCTCCCGCCGCCGCTTCCTCCAGGCCACGGCCGCCGCCACCGGTGCCGCCGCCGCGGGTGCCGTCCTCGACACACCGGCCGCCGCCGCACCGCGCGGCGCCGCCGGCACCCTCACCTTCACCGCCGCCACCAACGGCGCCGCCGCCCTCGCCCCCGCCGGCGACCGCCTCGTCGCCGAGGTGCAGAGCGTCCTGTGGTCGATCCCCCGATCGGGCGGCAGGGCGACCGCCCTGACCACCGCGGAACTGGAGCCCACCCGCCCGCAGTTCGCGCCCGACGGCCGCCGCCTGGTCGTGTGCGCCTACCGCGGCGGGGGCTTCCACCTGTGGACGCTGCGGCCCGACGGCTCCGGGCTCACGCAAGTCACCGAAGGCCCCTGGGACGACCGCGCGCCCGCCTGGTCGCCCGACGGCACCCGCGTCGCGTTCTGCTCGGAGCGCGGCGGCGACCCGGTGGCCGGCAGCCCGTACCGCATCTGGGTCCTCGACGTCGCCACCGGCGGGCTGACCCGGGTGACCGGCCTGCCCGGCCAGCGGGGGCCGCATCAGGGCGCCGCCTGGGAGGACTTCGACCCGGCCTGGTCCCCGGACGGCGCGCGGTTGTTCTTCGTACGCGCCGCCGTCGGCGCCGACGGCACGCTCGCGGCCCGCACCGTCGCCTCCGTGGCCGCGGACGGCCGGGGGGAGGTGCGCACAGAGCACACGGAGACCACCCCATCCCAGGTGATGGCTCCCGCTGTGGGCCCCGGCGGCCGCCTGGCGTATCTGCGGACGACCGCCGCGCCCGCGGCGTCGTGCACGCTCGTCGTCGACGGCGCCCCCGTCGGCCCCGGCGCGGCGGGCGCCGACGTGGCGCCCGTACCGCCCCGCTGGATCTCCGGCCACGAACTGCTGCTCACCGCGGGCGGCCGGTTCCGCATCCTGGACCTCGCGGAGCCCGCCCGGACGGAGACGATCCCCTTCGTCGCCACGCTGCCGGTCGACCGCCCCCGGTACCGCGCCAAGACGTACGACTTCGCGGACGGCGGCGTACGCCGCGTACGCGCCGTGCACCTGCCCGCGCTGTCGCCCGACGGCGGCCGGCTCGCCTTCTGCGCGCTCGGCGCGCTCTGGATCGCGGACGTCACCGGCGGCGGGCGCCCGCGCAGGGTCCTCCGGGCGGAGCCGACCCGCTACGTCCTCGCCCCCGCCTGGACCCCCGACGGCCGCGGCCTGCTCTACGCCGACGACCGCGACGGCCTCTTCGCCGTACGCCGCCGCGACCTCGTCTCCGGCGAGGAGACCGTGCTCGCCGAAGGCGGCCGGATCTTCCCCGCACTCTCCCCGGACGGCACGCGGCTCGCCTGCCTCGACATGACCGGCAACCTCGTCGTGCGCGACCTCGCCTCCGGTGCGGAGAAGGTGCTCGCCGCGCCGCTGGGCGCCGGCGGGCTGCCGGGCCGGCCGAGCTGGTCGCCGGACGGGCGCCGGCTCGCGCTGTGCGACCGCAACCGGCTCAACCGGCGCTTCCGCGAGGGCCACAACCTCATCCGCCTCGTCGACGCCGCCACCGGCGCCGCCCGCCTGCACCCCGTCGCCCCGCACACCTCGATCTCCGACCGCTACGACTCCGGCCCCGTCTGGTCCCCGGACGGCCGGTGGCTGGCGGTCGTCGCCGAGTCGGCGCTGTGGCTGCTGCCGGTGCGGCCGGACGGCACCCCGGACGGCGAGCCGCGGCAACTGACCGACGAGCCCGCCGATCACCCCTCGTTCTCCGGCGACGGCCGGAGGGTCGCGTACCTGTCGGCCGGGCGCGTCCGCGTCCTCGACGTCGCTTCCGGCGCCGCCCGCACCGTACGCATCCCGCTCGACTACCGCCGCCCCGTCGCGCCCGGCACCGTCGTGCACGCCGGCCGCCTCTGGGACGGCACCTCCGGGGCCGTACGCGACGACGCCGACGTCGTCATCCGCCGCGGCCGTATCACCGCCGTCGAGCCGCACCGCGCCGGCCGCCCCGCGGCCCGCCGGCTCGACGCCTCCGCGCGCACCGTCGTCCCCGGGCTCTGGGACGCCCACATCCACCCGTGGCAGTCCACCTACGGCGGCCGGCAGACCGCGCTGCAACTCGCGTACGGCATCACCACCGCCGTCTCCCTGGGCGGCTTCGCCTACGAACAGGCCCGCGTCCGCGAGGCCGCCGACGCCGGTGACCTGGCCGGACCCCGGCTGCTCGCCACCGGCGAACTCCTCGACGGCGCGCGCGTCGCGTACAGCATGGGCCGCGCCCACCGCACCCGCGCGGGCCTGCGACGCTCGCTGGCCCGGGCGGAGGGGCTCGACTGGGACTTCGTCAAGACGTACGTGCGCGCGCCCGGTTGGGTCATGGCCGAGGCCGCGGCGTTCGCGCACGAGCGGCTGGGCGTGCGCACCGGCAGCCACCTGTGCTCTCCTGGCATCCAGCTCGGCCAGGACCTGACGACGCATCTGCAGGCCACGCAGCGGCTGGAGTCCGGCCGTGCAACGACCGCCTCGGGTCGCGCGTACGGCGATGTCACCGCCATCTACACCGCCACCGGAGACTTCCACCTCATCGCCACCCCCTTCACCGCGCTCCCCCTGCTCGGCGCCGACCCGGCACTGGCCGCGGACCCGCGGGTGACCGTGCTGATGCCGCCGTGGGACACCGTGGCCGTCTCCGAGCGCGCCGGCCGGCCGCCGACCGACGCGGAGCTGCGGACCCTGACCGCCGAGACGGACGTCTACCGCCGGATCCTGGCCGCGGGCGGCGTCGTCGCCCTCGGCACGGACCAGCCGCTCGTACCGGTGGGACTCCACCTCCACCTCGCCCTGCGCGCCCTGCACGGGGCGGGTCTGTCCCCGGCCGAGGCGCTGCGCACCGCGACGGTGCTCCCGGCGCGGGCCTTCGGCGCGGCGGAGCACCTCGGCACGCTGGAACCGGGCAAGTACGCGGACCTGACGGTGATCGACGGCGACCCGTTCACGGACTTCACGACACTGGTACGCACCGAGTCGGTGCTGCGCGGCGGCAGGCCGTTCGCCCGGGCGGACCTGGTGCGGTCCTTCGAGCCGAAGATGTCCCTGCCGGCCGGAACGGACTGGCTGGAGGCCGGCCGCCGCATGCGCCGGGACGGCTGCTGCGACCCGGAACGGTAG
- a CDS encoding NADH-quinone oxidoreductase subunit M: MLTAIVFLPAAAAGALLCLPRAAGRRVFLRAWAAVSAAVLALTVALWTGYDHGGGIQYETNARWIPGAGIGYHVGVDGLSLPLLALTAVLFPACALYALRETRRVREFAALFLFLETTCLGLFASLDLILFFVFFDLSIVAMYFVIAGWGHPGAARAAQKFFLYTFTGSLALLLGFIGLYLAAEPHTFDIVALAGEDPLAGRSGYGALVLLAIGLGLAVKTPTVPFHTWLPPAHTEAPAAGSAILAGVLLKMGTYGFLRIAMPLLPGTWRTYAPVFVAVGVVSVLYGALVALAQTNFKRMIAYTSVNHMGYVLLALGAAAALSEDTAGARRLAVTGATYQMVSHGLLTGALFLLAGALHERGRTYDMGAYSGVAARAPALAALTGVAVFASLGLPGFSGFIAEFQILAGSLGPRPVATVLAVPGILLTAALLVRALQRIFLGPLRLPGGTALTKSGGAPGTPRPFPDLRAHEAASIAPLLALAVVLGVFPRFVLDVIEPFSRTVLELVGR; this comes from the coding sequence GTGCTCACGGCCATCGTCTTCCTCCCCGCCGCCGCGGCCGGCGCGCTGCTGTGCCTGCCGCGCGCCGCCGGCCGCCGGGTCTTCCTCCGCGCCTGGGCCGCCGTGTCGGCCGCCGTGCTCGCGCTGACCGTCGCCCTGTGGACCGGCTACGACCACGGCGGAGGCATCCAGTACGAGACGAACGCCCGCTGGATCCCCGGCGCCGGCATCGGCTACCACGTCGGCGTCGACGGCCTCTCCCTGCCGCTGCTGGCCCTGACCGCCGTGCTCTTTCCGGCCTGCGCGCTGTACGCGCTGCGCGAGACCCGCCGGGTACGGGAGTTCGCCGCCCTGTTCCTCTTCCTGGAGACCACCTGCCTCGGCCTCTTCGCCTCGCTCGACCTCATCCTCTTCTTCGTCTTCTTCGACCTGTCGATCGTCGCGATGTACTTCGTCATCGCCGGCTGGGGCCACCCCGGCGCCGCCCGCGCCGCGCAGAAGTTCTTCCTCTACACCTTCACCGGCTCGCTCGCCCTGCTGCTCGGCTTCATCGGCCTGTATCTCGCCGCGGAGCCGCACACGTTCGACATCGTCGCCCTGGCCGGGGAGGACCCGCTGGCGGGGCGGTCCGGCTACGGCGCCCTGGTGCTGCTGGCGATCGGCCTCGGCCTGGCCGTCAAGACGCCGACGGTGCCGTTCCACACCTGGCTGCCGCCGGCCCACACCGAAGCTCCCGCGGCCGGTTCCGCGATCCTGGCCGGGGTGCTGCTGAAGATGGGCACGTACGGGTTCCTGCGCATCGCCATGCCGCTGCTGCCGGGGACATGGCGCACGTACGCGCCGGTGTTCGTGGCCGTCGGGGTCGTCTCCGTCCTCTACGGGGCGCTGGTCGCCCTGGCGCAGACGAACTTCAAGCGCATGATCGCGTACACGTCGGTCAACCACATGGGTTACGTCCTCCTGGCCCTCGGCGCCGCCGCCGCACTGAGCGAGGACACCGCCGGCGCCCGCCGGCTCGCCGTGACCGGCGCGACGTACCAGATGGTCAGCCACGGACTGCTGACCGGCGCGCTGTTCCTGCTGGCCGGCGCGCTCCACGAGCGCGGGCGCACGTACGACATGGGCGCCTACTCCGGCGTCGCCGCCCGCGCCCCCGCCCTCGCCGCGCTCACCGGCGTCGCCGTCTTCGCCTCCCTCGGGCTGCCGGGCTTCTCCGGCTTCATCGCCGAGTTCCAGATCCTCGCCGGCAGCCTCGGCCCGCGCCCGGTGGCGACCGTGCTCGCCGTGCCCGGCATCCTGCTGACCGCGGCGCTGCTGGTGCGGGCGCTGCAGCGGATCTTCCTCGGCCCGCTGCGGCTGCCCGGGGGCACCGCCCTGACGAAGTCCGGGGGAGCGCCCGGCACGCCGCGGCCGTTTCCCGACCTGCGCGCACACGAGGCGGCGTCGATCGCGCCGCTGCTGGCTCTCGCCGTCGTCCTCGGCGTCTTCCCGCGCTTCGTCCTCGACGTCATCGAGCCGTTCTCGCGCACCGTCCTGGAACTCGTCGGCCGATGA
- a CDS encoding proton-conducting transporter membrane subunit — translation MSAALWALVAVPLAAGALLAAAGRRADRYAPAVAVAASAAALVLAGYAAAARPATRVPLLAGLPFGLGAHGLSGLIAVTVAAVTLAVLVFGIAGTDEIADTGDAAHVAGDTADTAAGPPRARFFGLMLLFSGAMLVTVTATTLPALLMGWEFMGATSWALIGFRWRDPARADAAGVAYLTTRAADLGLYLAAGAALAAGPAAGLSLDQLHEVPAPWLHLLTAGVVAAALGKSAQLPFSFWLSRAMQGPSPVSALLHSATMVVAGAYLLLRLQPLLAASGWGDDTVAWTGAATALALGLVAVAQPDLKQLLAASSCAQIGFMVLAAGVTATTGGTLQLLAHAAAKSLAFLVAGFWLAALGAGTLPALRGAARRNRVAGAAFTVAALSLAGVPPLSLWAAKDLLLAGALEHSPALYAAGLAAAVVSAVYAARALWFAWCPPEAARLRATAAPPAETAAEGGEDAAVPRDRGPRSLPVPVRVPVPEALSFAVLALAVAALAVLALPGPRDAVAGRIGARGEAAPYAWEFTLSAALALAASCAVWARGERLTPAPAGLTAAASAWLGLEAAARAVVVRPVRRLAAALAAFDDRVLDRGVDGLARGTVRLARAVDRGAEAAVDGTVERVGAAARTLGRLARRPQTGQVHTYLAQAVAAFTVLAAVFVLVR, via the coding sequence GTGAGCGCGGCGCTGTGGGCGCTGGTCGCCGTGCCGCTCGCCGCGGGCGCGCTGCTCGCCGCGGCCGGGCGGAGGGCCGACCGGTACGCGCCCGCCGTCGCCGTCGCGGCCTCCGCCGCCGCGCTGGTCCTGGCCGGGTACGCGGCGGCGGCCCGGCCGGCGACGCGGGTGCCGCTGCTGGCGGGGCTGCCGTTCGGGCTCGGCGCGCACGGCCTGTCCGGGCTGATCGCGGTGACCGTCGCCGCCGTCACGCTGGCCGTGCTCGTCTTCGGCATCGCCGGCACCGACGAGATCGCCGACACCGGCGACGCGGCGCACGTCGCCGGCGACACCGCCGACACCGCCGCAGGGCCGCCACGGGCCCGCTTCTTCGGCCTCATGCTGCTCTTCAGCGGCGCCATGCTGGTCACCGTCACCGCCACCACCCTGCCGGCGCTGCTGATGGGCTGGGAGTTCATGGGCGCGACCTCCTGGGCGCTGATCGGCTTCCGGTGGCGCGATCCGGCACGGGCCGACGCGGCGGGCGTCGCGTACCTGACCACCCGGGCCGCCGACCTGGGGCTCTACCTCGCCGCCGGCGCGGCCCTCGCCGCCGGCCCGGCGGCGGGCCTGAGCCTCGACCAACTGCACGAGGTGCCCGCCCCCTGGCTGCACCTGCTGACCGCGGGCGTCGTCGCCGCGGCGCTGGGCAAGTCCGCCCAACTGCCGTTCAGCTTCTGGCTGTCACGGGCCATGCAGGGCCCCAGCCCCGTCTCGGCGCTGCTGCACTCCGCGACGATGGTGGTCGCCGGCGCGTACCTGCTGCTGCGGCTGCAGCCGCTGCTCGCCGCCTCCGGCTGGGGCGACGACACCGTGGCCTGGACCGGCGCCGCCACCGCGCTCGCCCTCGGCCTGGTCGCGGTGGCGCAGCCCGACCTCAAGCAGCTCCTCGCCGCCTCCAGTTGCGCCCAGATCGGGTTCATGGTGCTGGCCGCCGGCGTGACCGCGACCACCGGCGGCACCCTGCAACTCCTCGCGCACGCGGCGGCGAAGAGCCTGGCGTTCCTCGTGGCCGGCTTCTGGCTGGCGGCGCTCGGCGCCGGCACGCTGCCCGCGCTGCGCGGCGCCGCCCGGCGGAACCGGGTCGCCGGCGCCGCGTTCACCGTGGCCGCCCTGAGCCTCGCCGGGGTGCCGCCGCTGTCGCTGTGGGCCGCGAAGGACCTCCTGCTGGCCGGGGCGCTGGAGCACAGCCCGGCGCTGTACGCGGCGGGCCTGGCGGCGGCCGTGGTCTCGGCGGTCTACGCCGCCAGGGCCCTGTGGTTCGCATGGTGCCCGCCGGAGGCCGCGCGCCTCCGGGCCACCGCCGCCCCGCCGGCCGAGACGGCAGCGGAGGGAGGCGAGGACGCCGCGGTGCCGCGGGACCGCGGCCCGCGCTCCCTCCCCGTGCCCGTCCGCGTGCCCGTCCCCGAAGCGCTGTCGTTCGCCGTGCTCGCCCTCGCCGTCGCCGCCCTGGCGGTCCTGGCGCTGCCGGGGCCGCGCGACGCCGTCGCCGGGCGGATCGGCGCCCGCGGCGAAGCCGCCCCGTACGCCTGGGAGTTCACGCTCTCCGCCGCCCTCGCCCTGGCCGCGTCCTGCGCCGTCTGGGCCCGGGGCGAGCGGCTCACCCCCGCCCCCGCCGGGCTCACCGCCGCCGCCTCCGCCTGGTTGGGCCTGGAGGCGGCGGCCCGCGCCGTCGTCGTACGTCCCGTGCGGCGCCTCGCCGCCGCGCTGGCGGCCTTCGACGACCGGGTACTCGACCGCGGCGTCGACGGCCTCGCCCGCGGCACCGTCCGGCTCGCCCGCGCCGTCGACCGCGGCGCGGAGGCGGCCGTCGACGGCACCGTCGAACGCGTCGGGGCCGCGGCCCGCACGCTGGGCCGGCTCGCCCGCCGCCCGCAGACCGGCCAGGTACACACCTACCTCGCCCAGGCGGTCGCGGCCTTCACCGTCCTCGCCGCCGTCTTCGTCCTCGTGAGGTGA
- a CDS encoding NADH-quinone oxidoreductase subunit J yields MPDDAVFWALAAPAVASGAMVFRFDSMARATYALLLSLLCVGGLVLRLGLDYVGVVVILMMTIEMALMAVFMVMFMMNPAGLTHMSMLHNRRGAAALSAGVFVLLAAGILLAPWPPRRGEPAGDPTKALGESLMGPHMLTMMTLGLALFSTIVAAVVLATGRGRYDRYGDDLRARRPADPVRPGARR; encoded by the coding sequence ATGCCCGATGACGCGGTGTTCTGGGCGCTCGCCGCGCCCGCGGTGGCGAGCGGGGCCATGGTCTTCCGCTTCGACTCCATGGCCCGGGCGACGTACGCGCTGCTGCTGTCCCTGCTCTGCGTCGGCGGCCTCGTGCTGCGGCTCGGCCTCGACTACGTCGGCGTGGTCGTCATCCTCATGATGACGATCGAGATGGCCCTCATGGCCGTGTTCATGGTGATGTTCATGATGAACCCCGCCGGGCTGACGCACATGTCGATGCTGCACAACAGGCGGGGCGCGGCGGCGCTCTCCGCCGGCGTCTTCGTCCTGCTGGCCGCCGGCATCCTGCTGGCCCCCTGGCCGCCGCGCAGGGGGGAGCCGGCCGGCGACCCGACGAAGGCCCTCGGCGAGTCGCTGATGGGCCCGCACATGCTGACGATGATGACCCTGGGCCTGGCCCTGTTCAGCACCATCGTCGCCGCCGTGGTGCTCGCCACCGGCCGCGGCCGGTACGACCGCTACGGCGACGACCTGCGCGCCCGCCGCCCCGCCGATCCCGTACGACCGGGGGCGCGCCGGTGA
- a CDS encoding NADH-quinone oxidoreductase subunit N, whose amino-acid sequence MNGTGMDENPLDLLPEVLLAASAVLGLLLGAWLPRRRQWLVGALGLAACAAGIAAALRQGAAAAGGGTTTAFDGAFAVDAVTSAGRVVILAGALVVLLLGFAPLRGDARESEFHVLVQLAALGALMLAGAQDLLLLAAAYLLASVPSYTLAGFRKDAPGTEAALKYFVTGALLGVVMLAGITVLYAAGRASAYPALGDELPGAPAVLVTAGTVGLLAGPLFKTGAVPGHFWVPDAVDGAGLPAAALLTTLPKVGALAALYRLAAVPLAGTRVPWDELVAVLAAASMTLGNLAAFFQTDVKRLLAYSTISQVGYLLLPVAVATRADEAQQALLFYLAGYALTNLGAFAVVCALPHARALADYRGLLRARPALALSLVVCLLGFLGTPPTAVFLGKLAVFTAAVDGGYAWLAVLAAVNSVASLFYYLRWIRPAVAAAAEPRRHPVVRSAALTAYATAAASVALGVTAGPVLDLLGGPLAG is encoded by the coding sequence ATGAACGGGACCGGCATGGACGAAAACCCTCTCGACCTGCTGCCTGAGGTACTCCTCGCCGCCTCCGCCGTGCTCGGCCTGCTGCTCGGGGCCTGGCTGCCGCGGCGGCGGCAGTGGCTGGTCGGCGCGCTGGGCCTGGCGGCGTGCGCGGCGGGGATCGCGGCTGCCCTCCGTCAGGGGGCCGCCGCGGCGGGCGGCGGGACGACCACCGCCTTCGACGGAGCCTTCGCCGTCGACGCCGTGACGTCGGCCGGCCGCGTCGTCATCCTCGCCGGCGCGCTGGTCGTGCTGCTCCTCGGCTTCGCCCCGCTCCGCGGGGACGCGCGGGAGAGCGAGTTCCACGTCCTCGTCCAACTCGCCGCGCTCGGCGCCCTGATGCTCGCCGGCGCCCAGGACCTGCTGCTGCTCGCCGCCGCGTACCTGCTGGCGAGCGTGCCCTCGTACACCCTGGCGGGCTTCCGCAAGGACGCCCCCGGCACCGAGGCGGCGCTGAAGTACTTCGTCACGGGCGCCCTGCTCGGCGTCGTCATGCTCGCCGGCATCACCGTGCTCTACGCCGCCGGCCGCGCCAGCGCGTACCCCGCACTCGGCGACGAACTGCCCGGCGCCCCCGCCGTCCTCGTCACCGCGGGCACCGTGGGGCTGCTGGCCGGGCCGCTCTTCAAGACCGGCGCCGTGCCCGGCCACTTCTGGGTGCCCGACGCCGTCGACGGCGCCGGCCTGCCCGCAGCCGCGCTGCTCACCACCCTGCCCAAGGTGGGCGCGCTGGCCGCCCTCTACCGGCTGGCCGCGGTGCCGCTCGCCGGCACCCGGGTGCCCTGGGACGAGCTGGTCGCGGTGCTGGCCGCCGCGTCCATGACGCTCGGCAACCTCGCCGCGTTCTTCCAGACCGACGTCAAGCGGCTGCTCGCCTACTCCACGATCAGCCAGGTCGGATACCTGCTCCTGCCCGTCGCGGTGGCCACGCGCGCCGACGAGGCCCAGCAGGCGCTGCTGTTCTACCTCGCCGGCTACGCCCTGACCAACCTCGGCGCCTTCGCCGTCGTCTGCGCCCTGCCGCACGCCCGCGCTCTCGCCGACTACCGCGGCCTGCTGCGCGCCCGGCCCGCACTCGCACTCAGCCTCGTCGTCTGCCTGCTCGGGTTCCTGGGCACCCCGCCCACCGCTGTCTTCCTCGGCAAGCTGGCGGTCTTCACCGCGGCGGTCGACGGCGGCTACGCCTGGCTCGCCGTCCTCGCGGCGGTCAACTCCGTCGCCTCCCTCTTCTACTACCTGCGCTGGATCCGGCCGGCGGTCGCCGCCGCCGCCGAGCCCCGCCGGCACCCGGTCGTACGGTCCGCGGCCCTGACCGCGTACGCGACGGCCGCCGCCTCCGTCGCCCTCGGCGTCACCGCCGGGCCGGTCCTGGACCTCCTCGGCGGACCGCTCGCCGGCTGA